Proteins from one Anastrepha obliqua isolate idAnaObli1 chromosome 2, idAnaObli1_1.0, whole genome shotgun sequence genomic window:
- the LOC129239701 gene encoding DNA-directed RNA polymerase III subunit RPC9 isoform X1: MEIVNPCFSVLSNYEVMESLKTLKDTKKKQGLRNLATITYESLQYLEDSPCKQQSRETIHAFLTKVRQLTCKLTTTECLMIVNDPPTSALHIQLLIEDSEERLTEEQVNELLQIVARHFPNISSENS; this comes from the exons ATGGAAAT TGTAAATCCTTGCTTTTCAGTCCTTTCCAACTACGAGGTAATGGAGTCGCTGAAAACTCTTAAGGACACGAAGAAGAAGCAAGGATTGCGGAATTTAGCTACAATCACTTATGAG TCATTACAATACCTGGAGGATTCACCATGTAAGCAACAATCTCGGGAGACCATTCATGCCTTTTTAACTAAAGTGCGGCAGCTAACCTGCAAATTGACAACCACAGAATGCTTAATGATTGTCAACGATCCACCCACTAGTGCATTGCACATTCAACtg CTAATCGAAGACAGTGAAGAACGCTTAACTGAGGAGCAAGTGAATGAACTTTTACAAATTGTTGCTAGGCACTTTCCCAATATATCCAGTGAAAAcagttga
- the LOC129239700 gene encoding density-regulated protein homolog, with the protein MAAEIAVIDPAERLKLGPREGVTYPLVVQYCGNCTMPLEYCEYYPEYEKCRAWLEKHLPSEFEQMKIKDETAAADGTDDDKKRQKRGGKGMMKIKKKEDVPKKITVSRAPRGKKKSVTVVTGLNTFDIDLKVAAKFFGTKFACGSSVTGEDEIVIQGDVKDDLFDVIPEKWPEIDEDFIDDLGDQKR; encoded by the exons atggcAGCAGAAATAGCAGTGATAGACCCAGCTGAACGTCTGAAGTTGGGGCCACGTGAAGGTGTGACATACCCTTTGGTTGTGCAATATTGTGGCAACTGCACAATGCCACTTGAA tACTGCGAATATTATCCGGAATATGAAAAATGTAGAGCTTGGTTAGAGAAGCATCTTCCTAGCGAATTCGAGCAAATGAAAATCAAAGATGAAACAGCCGCTGCTGATGGCACAGACGACGATAAGAAGCGTCAAAAACGAGGTGGCAAGGGTATGATGAAGATTAAAAAGAAGGAGGATGTCCCGAAAAAAATCACAGTTTCAAGAGCACCTCGTGGCAAAAAGAAGTCGGTTACGGTAGTGACCGGACTGAATACTTTCG ACATCGACCTGAAAGTAGCGGCTAAGTTCTTTGGCACAAAGTTCGCTTGCGGTTCATCTGTTACAGGCGAAGATGAGATCGTTATACAAGGCGATGTGAAGGATGATCTATTTGATGTCATACCAGAAAAATGGCCAGAAATTGATGAAGATTTTATTGATGATTTGGGCGACCAGAAACGCTAA
- the LOC129239699 gene encoding uncharacterized protein LOC129239699 has product MQADQALSLGRMRKRLKLRRLARSPTRVGDQLIKEQQSIACNFLRQLKCILFATLFLSLAAAVLLGHHLTQNNAKKSSLIQDFVSSYRRHYYQIVHGKPHYCDADLDAQSMFARIREHQILNQEQALLTLESILGNNTQFRSIAIVGSSGVGKTMTANALEEHFPWRENVWTYAWNTHVENEVQKFRMLRFYVEKFSDCGGNLLIIDNLAPCDDEVVPLLNQMIATQDNANKKRVIVLYIFQLNAMIDANSKLLQINALQNLPDTTTINFKSFNEKQLRDCIRREALLENLTLSGGDFDEIAATIDVVTSGCKKVHPKVLVYGQRLEEEIQSDEF; this is encoded by the exons atgcaagcCGATCAAGCATTATCA TTGGGCAGAATGCGCAAACGTTTGAAGCTCCGTCGTTTGGCACGGAGTCCTACAAGAGTTGGTGATCAACTAATCAAAGAGCAGCAATCAATTGCATGCAACTTTCTGCGACAGCTGAAATGTATTCTATTTGCTACATTGTTCTTGTCACTAGCAGCTGCCGTCCTATTGGGGCATCATCTCACACAGAATAACGCCAAGAAAAGCAGTCTTATACAGGATTTCGTTAGCAGTTATCGGCGACACTACTATCAAATCGTACATGGCAAGCCGCATTATTGTGATGCTGATTTAGATGCGCAAAGTATGTTTGCCCGCATCCGTGAACATCAAATATTGAACCAAGAGCAAGCATTGCTAACATTGGAATCTATCCTAGGAAACAATACACAATTCCGCTCTATAGCCATAGTAGGTTCTTCTGGTGTTGGCAAAACTATGACAGCTAACGCTTTAGAGGAACATTTTCCATGGCGTGAAAATGTGTGGACCTACGCATGGAACACACATGTCGAAAATGAGGTTCAAAAATTCCGTATGCTACGTTTTTATGTAGAAAAGTTCTCGGATTGTGGTGGTAATTTGTTGATTATTGATAATTTAGCGCCTTGTGATGATGAAGTGGTCCCACTTTTAAATCAAATGATTGCCACACAGGATAATGCAAATAAGAAACGTGTTATAGTgctttatatatttcaattaaacGCAATGATTGATGCAAATTCGAAGCTACTGCAAATAAATGCCTTACAAAATTTGCCggatacaacaacaataaattttaaatcctTCAATGAAAAACAACTGCGTGACTGTATACGTCGCGAAGCGCTATTAGAGAATCTAACGCTGAGTGGGGGTGATTTTGACGAAATTGCTGCCACAATTGATGTAGTCACTTCCGGTTGTAAGAAGGTGCATCCGAAAGTTTTAGTTTATGGACAACGGCTAGAGGAGGAAATTCAATCTGATGAATTCTAA
- the LOC129239698 gene encoding amyloid-beta A4 precursor protein-binding family A member 1 isoform X2, translated as MNPDSSELETSNNGRVIYHMPQSAATMGATAMARISGSVVAANNPSTTSSSTMHSVVGSVGGTGSVGTATDVGSDYNLNLNSEMNTPPATSAGKFNEKPQERYVWEMRTRSPNVTPASTVLNSPDLNTDVQYALHHHQHRQHHQIRVGRSPGSQFEQQNVMPQGLASPGGSPTDVGKVGVQCLRDGEIVVFDDIDTNWMNKTNAASMPNAANSGIPYIKNTNDSYASAHHQHNNEDILKVTKMIGQLPIAEYEGSPRRFGNQPQGNMKQAGTSAYPKRPPGFPQRVSPIAGAQLQQQQYSTMQQQLMQQELNARSSQYAQLSLQQQLQQYYTATPSSALATTAAIGTNNYRDNKSMGNLIDIDDGGVPVATVDGAQVKTPAFDYLYECSETRKVLEEFFKANSEDEKRYTDYTESGDDVGSCDTHLEYERERQREREEGKHMEQAYIGQRLARIPKDELNMVHRSPRKQPCESVYNENNDIELYIDSNSRSSGDLADTELEANLRRHSRNFTLSPETTDYDSNCGDLDSLSNDINCPTDYGKLYTSMPVLEDGLSSGHASDTDNNVNAAVESEKQILESNSTDNGQPQVPPTAQTQSLQYQLQHQHTPPTILQNNEYTANLSLECNDSCISNSIAAAVVMDDNLISDLVEVPDKINQQQKQQLQRHQPELQVRSHELIENDVGCCNNNGAACLNTSNELSHNDSNYDAVYAPAMTTKQSPPPPPASAAYRQCVRAKQQRESADIQEAMKEIRSALQRAKTQPEKLKFCDEVLPPDPESPVWVPRKTSPTNTSLAPNRMGSNHLNKLHGGANDGSANVATIGDEEEPDTDLETDRLLGQQRLDEQGYYDDKAIWPKTSRIGGGTDSNDQSPSTSDITMLTTNSVSIKPQAFSSATIRQGIGTALTPSSPEQCQIVGNADITLTSPEKLQYTKSPTGSMKSLKDSANSDKKAKARNKEVLIEGVLFRARYLGSTQLVCEGQPTKSTRMMQAEEAVSRIKAPEGESQPSTEVDLFISTEKIMVLNTDLKEIMMDHALRTISYIADIGDLVVLMARRRFVPSDSCGSDADVANGCGNGNKEAQENGTVVSSNAIGSGCGSGNGNGNGNGNGGTVNGVSCSVGNGSNKHNRTPKMICHVFESDEAQFIAQSIGQAFQVAYMEFLKANGIEDHSFVKEMDYQEVLNSQEIFGDELEIFAKKELQKEVVVPKVKGEILGVVIVESGWGSMLPTVVIANLMSAGAAARCGQLNIGDQLIAINGMSLVGLPLSTCQSYIRNAKNQTAVKFTVVPCPPVVEVKIKRPNTKYQLGFSVQNGVICSLLRGGIAERGGVRVGHRIIEINNQSVVAVPHEKIVNLLATSVGEILMKTMPTSMFRLLTGQENPIYI; from the exons ATGAACCCTGATAGCAGTGAATTGGAGACGTCTAACAATGGACGCGTCATATACCACATGCCTCAAAGTGCGGCTACAATGGGGGCGACAGCTATGGCCCGCATATCTGGTTCTGTTGTGGCTGCCAACAATCCAAGCACCACCTCATCAAGCACAATGCACTCTGTTGTCGGCAGTGTAGGTGGCACTGGTAGTGTCGGTACAGCAACAGATGTTGGCAGTGATtacaatttgaatttgaatagcGAAATGAATACACCACCCGCCACATCTGCTGGCAAATTCAATGAAAAACCACAGGAGCGCTATGTATGGGAAATGCGCACGCGTAGTCCCAACGTTACACCCGCCAGCACTGTGCTCAATTCACCTGATTTAAATACAGATGTGCAATATGCGCTGCACCATCATCAACATCGTCAGCATCATCAAATCAGGGTCGGACGAAGTCCCGGAAGTCAATTCGAACAGCAAAACGTGATGCCACAG GGCCTAGCAAGTCCAGGCGGCTCCCCCACAGATGTTGGTAAGGTCGGTGTACAGTGCTTGCGCGATGGAGAAATAGTCGTTTTTGATGATATTGACACTAATTGGATGAATAAGACAAACGCGGCCAGCATGCCCAACGCTGCGAATAGCGGAATCCCATACATCAAAAACACAAACGACAGTTATGCGTCAGCACATCATCAACATAACAACGAAGACATTTTGAAAGTCACTAAAATGATTGGCCAGCTACCAATAGCTGAGTACGAAGGCTCGCCACGTCGTTTTGGCAATCAACCACAAGGTAATATGAAGCAAGCAGGCACTAGCGCTTACCCCAAGCGGCCACCAGGCTTTCCGCAGCGTGTATCCCCCATTGCAGGCGCACAGcttcagcaacaacaatactcaacaatgcaacaacaactaatGCAACAAGAGCTTAATGCCCGCTCGTCACAGTATGCACAACTGAGCTTACAGCAGCAACTACAACAGTATTATACCGCTACACCATCGTCCGCATTAGCAACCACAGCTGCTATAGGCACAAATAACTATCGCGATAATAAGTCAATGGGCAATTTAATTGATATCGATGATGGGGGCGTACCTGTCGCCACCGTTGACGGGGCACAAGTTAAAACTCCGGCTTTTGATTACTTGTACGAGTGTTCTGAAACGCGCAAAGTATTGGAAGAGTTCTTCAAGGCGAATTCAGAAGATGAAAAACGTTATACAGACTATACTGAGAGCGGTGACGATGTGGGCAGTTGT GATACTCATTTGGAGTATGAACGAGAGCGTCAACGTGAGCGAGAGGAGGGGAAACATATGGAGCAAGCGTATATTGGACAACGTTTAGCTAGAATACCCAAAGATGAATTGAATATGGTGCATCGTTCGCCACGCAAACAA CCCTGTGAGTCAGTTTATAATGAAAACAATGACATCGAGTTGTACATAGACTCGAATAGTCGCAGCAGTGGCGATTTGGCCGACACCGAACTGGAAGCAAACCTCCGTCGACATTCGCGCAATTTCACCTTATCCCCCGAGACTACTGATTACGATTCAAATTGCGGTGATCTGGATAGTTTGTCGAATGATATAAATTGTCCCACTGACTATGGCAAATTATATACTAGTATGCCAGTGTTGGAGGATGGTCTTTCCAGTGGTCATGCATCAGATACGGATAATAATGTGAATGCCGCGGTTGAGAGTGAAAAACAAATACTTGAGAGCAACAGTACTGATAATGGACAACCTCAAGTTCCACCGACGGCCCAGACACAATCGTTACAATATCAGCTACAGCATCAGCATACGCCTCCtacaattttgcaaaataatgaGTATACCGCGAATTTGTCACTCGAGTGCAATGATAGTTGCATTTCAAATAGCATTGCCGCCGCTGTTGTGATGGATGACAATTTAATAAGCGATTTAGTTGAGGTCCCTGACAAAATAAATcaacagcaaaagcaacaactacAGCGACATCAGCCAGAGCTTCAAGTGCGCAGTCATGAACTAATAGAGAACGACGTTGGGTGTTGCAATAACAATGGCGCTGCCTGTTTAAACACATCGAATGAGCTCAGCCATAACGATTCTAATTACGATGCCGTCTACGCACCGGCAATGA CAACAAAACAATCTCCGCCACCCCCTCCAGCGTCTGCAGCATATCGGCAGTGTGTTCGTGCTAAACAGCAACGCGAGTCGGCAGACATACAAGAAGCAATGAAGGAGATACGATCGGCGCTGCAACGTGCCAAAACGCAGCcagagaaattaaaattttgcgatGAGGTCTTGCCGCCCGATCCAGAATCGCCAGTTTGGGTGCCACGTAAAACTTCGCCAACGAATACTTCATTGGCACCCAATCGGATGGGAAGTAATCATTTGAATAAGTTGCATGGTGGCGCTAACGATGGCAGTGCGAACGTAGCGACCATAGGTGATGAGGAAGAACCGGATACTGATTTGGAAACCGATCGATTATTGGGGCAACAGCGACTCGATGAGCAAGGCTACTACGATGATAAG GCAATTTGGCCGAAGACATCACGTATTGGCGGGGGCACCGATTCGAATGACCAATCGCCCAGCACATCGGACATCACAATGCTCACCACAAACTCTGTCAGTATTAAACCGCAGGCATTCTCCTCGGCCACCATACGTCAAGGCATTGGCACAGCGCTGACGCCCAGTTCGCCGGAGCAATGCCAAATTGTAGGCAACGCAGATATAACGCTCACCTCACCCGAAAAATTGCAATACACAAAAAGTCCAACGGGCTCTATGAAGTCGCTGAAAGATTCAGCGAACAGCGATAAGAAAGCGAAGGCACGCAATAAAGAGG TGCTAATTGAGGGCGTCCTCTTTCGCGCACGCTACCTAGGCTCTACACAGCTGGTGTGCGAGGGGCAGCCTACGAAATCGACGCGCATGATGCAGGCTGAAGAGGCTGTGTCGCGTATAAAg GCTCCGGAAGGCGAAAGTCAACCCTCCACCGAAGTCGATCTATTCATATCAACCGAAAAGATTATGGTGCTCAACACTGACCTCAAGGAAATTATGATGGATCATGCTTTGCGTACAATCTCCTACATTGCCGATATCGGCGATTTGGTTGTGCTAATGGCACGCCGTCGGTTTGTGCCATCCGATTCCTGTGGCTCGGACGCTGATGTGGCTAATGGCTGTGGTAATGGCAATAAGGAAGCTCAAGAAAATGGTACTGTAGTTAGTAGTAATGCTATTGGTAGTGGTTGTGGCAGCGGTAACGGTAATGGTAACGGCAACGGCAACGGTGGTACCGTCAATGGCGTTAGCTGCAGTGTTGGCAATGGCAGTAATAAACATAATCGCACACCCAAAATGATCTGTCATGTCTTCGAGAGCGATGAAGCACAATTTATTGCGCAATCAATTGGACAAGCCTTTCAAGTGGCCTACATGGAATTTCTGAAAGCGAATGGCATTGAAGATCATAGCTTTGTAAAGGAAATGGATTATCAAGAGGTGCTCAATAGTCAGGAGATATTTGGTGATGAATTGGAAATATTCGCTAAAAAGGAATTGCAAAAGGAGGTTGTTGTGCCGAAGGTGAAAGGTGAAATACTCGGTGTGGTGATTGTAGAAAGTGGCTGGGGTTCGATGCTGCCCACCGTAGTGATAGCGAATCTAATGTCGGCCGGTGCAGCGGCGCGTTGTGGTCAATTGAATATCGGTGATCAATTGATTGCCATCAATGGCATGAGCTTGGTGGGATTGCCGCTCTCGACGTGTCAGAGTTATATACGCAATGCGAAAAACCAGACAGCGGTCAAATTTACTGTAGTGCCATGCCCGCCGGTAGTCGAGGTGAAAATCAAGCGACCGAATACCAAGTATCAGTTGGGTTTTAGTGTGCAAAACGGTGTG ATTTGCAGTTTGCTGCGCGGCGGCATAGCGGAACGTGGTGGTGTACGCGTTGGGCATCGCATTATTGAAATTAACAATCAGAGTGTGGTGGCGGTGccgcatgaaaaaattgttaatctgCTCGCTACATCTGTGGGCGAG ATTTTAATGAAGACTATGCCAACGTCAATGTTTCGCCTACTCACGGGACAAGAGAATCCCATATACATTTAA
- the LOC129239698 gene encoding amyloid-beta A4 precursor protein-binding family A member 1 isoform X1 encodes MNPDSSELETSNNGRVIYHMPQSAATMGATAMARISGSVVAANNPSTTSSSTMHSVVGSVGGTGSVGTATDVGSDYNLNLNSEMNTPPATSAGKFNEKPQERYVWEMRTRSPNVTPASTVLNSPDLNTDVQYALHHHQHRQHHQIRVGRSPGSQFEQQNVMPQGLASPGGSPTDVGKVGVQCLRDGEIVVFDDIDTNWMNKTNAASMPNAANSGIPYIKNTNDSYASAHHQHNNEDILKVTKMIGQLPIAEYEGSPRRFGNQPQGNMKQAGTSAYPKRPPGFPQRVSPIAGAQLQQQQYSTMQQQLMQQELNARSSQYAQLSLQQQLQQYYTATPSSALATTAAIGTNNYRDNKSMGNLIDIDDGGVPVATVDGAQVKTPAFDYLYECSETRKVLEEFFKANSEDEKRYTDYTESGDDVGSCDTHLEYERERQREREEGKHMEQAYIGQRLARIPKDELNMVHRSPRKQPCESVYNENNDIELYIDSNSRSSGDLADTELEANLRRHSRNFTLSPETTDYDSNCGDLDSLSNDINCPTDYGKLYTSMPVLEDGLSSGHASDTDNNVNAAVESEKQILESNSTDNGQPQVPPTAQTQSLQYQLQHQHTPPTILQNNEYTANLSLECNDSCISNSIAAAVVMDDNLISDLVEVPDKINQQQKQQLQRHQPELQVRSHELIENDVGCCNNNGAACLNTSNELSHNDSNYDAVYAPAMTTKQSPPPPPASAAYRQCVRAKQQRESADIQEAMKEIRSALQRAKTQPEKLKFCDEVLPPDPESPVWVPRKTSPTNTSLAPNRMGSNHLNKLHGGANDGSANVATIGDEEEPDTDLETDRLLGQQRLDEQGYYDDKAIWPKTSRIGGGTDSNDQSPSTSDITMLTTNSVSIKPQAFSSATIRQGIGTALTPSSPEQCQIVGNADITLTSPEKLQYTKSPTGSMKSLKDSANSDKKAKARNKEGLLDPAVLIEGVLFRARYLGSTQLVCEGQPTKSTRMMQAEEAVSRIKAPEGESQPSTEVDLFISTEKIMVLNTDLKEIMMDHALRTISYIADIGDLVVLMARRRFVPSDSCGSDADVANGCGNGNKEAQENGTVVSSNAIGSGCGSGNGNGNGNGNGGTVNGVSCSVGNGSNKHNRTPKMICHVFESDEAQFIAQSIGQAFQVAYMEFLKANGIEDHSFVKEMDYQEVLNSQEIFGDELEIFAKKELQKEVVVPKVKGEILGVVIVESGWGSMLPTVVIANLMSAGAAARCGQLNIGDQLIAINGMSLVGLPLSTCQSYIRNAKNQTAVKFTVVPCPPVVEVKIKRPNTKYQLGFSVQNGVICSLLRGGIAERGGVRVGHRIIEINNQSVVAVPHEKIVNLLATSVGEILMKTMPTSMFRLLTGQENPIYI; translated from the exons ATGAACCCTGATAGCAGTGAATTGGAGACGTCTAACAATGGACGCGTCATATACCACATGCCTCAAAGTGCGGCTACAATGGGGGCGACAGCTATGGCCCGCATATCTGGTTCTGTTGTGGCTGCCAACAATCCAAGCACCACCTCATCAAGCACAATGCACTCTGTTGTCGGCAGTGTAGGTGGCACTGGTAGTGTCGGTACAGCAACAGATGTTGGCAGTGATtacaatttgaatttgaatagcGAAATGAATACACCACCCGCCACATCTGCTGGCAAATTCAATGAAAAACCACAGGAGCGCTATGTATGGGAAATGCGCACGCGTAGTCCCAACGTTACACCCGCCAGCACTGTGCTCAATTCACCTGATTTAAATACAGATGTGCAATATGCGCTGCACCATCATCAACATCGTCAGCATCATCAAATCAGGGTCGGACGAAGTCCCGGAAGTCAATTCGAACAGCAAAACGTGATGCCACAG GGCCTAGCAAGTCCAGGCGGCTCCCCCACAGATGTTGGTAAGGTCGGTGTACAGTGCTTGCGCGATGGAGAAATAGTCGTTTTTGATGATATTGACACTAATTGGATGAATAAGACAAACGCGGCCAGCATGCCCAACGCTGCGAATAGCGGAATCCCATACATCAAAAACACAAACGACAGTTATGCGTCAGCACATCATCAACATAACAACGAAGACATTTTGAAAGTCACTAAAATGATTGGCCAGCTACCAATAGCTGAGTACGAAGGCTCGCCACGTCGTTTTGGCAATCAACCACAAGGTAATATGAAGCAAGCAGGCACTAGCGCTTACCCCAAGCGGCCACCAGGCTTTCCGCAGCGTGTATCCCCCATTGCAGGCGCACAGcttcagcaacaacaatactcaacaatgcaacaacaactaatGCAACAAGAGCTTAATGCCCGCTCGTCACAGTATGCACAACTGAGCTTACAGCAGCAACTACAACAGTATTATACCGCTACACCATCGTCCGCATTAGCAACCACAGCTGCTATAGGCACAAATAACTATCGCGATAATAAGTCAATGGGCAATTTAATTGATATCGATGATGGGGGCGTACCTGTCGCCACCGTTGACGGGGCACAAGTTAAAACTCCGGCTTTTGATTACTTGTACGAGTGTTCTGAAACGCGCAAAGTATTGGAAGAGTTCTTCAAGGCGAATTCAGAAGATGAAAAACGTTATACAGACTATACTGAGAGCGGTGACGATGTGGGCAGTTGT GATACTCATTTGGAGTATGAACGAGAGCGTCAACGTGAGCGAGAGGAGGGGAAACATATGGAGCAAGCGTATATTGGACAACGTTTAGCTAGAATACCCAAAGATGAATTGAATATGGTGCATCGTTCGCCACGCAAACAA CCCTGTGAGTCAGTTTATAATGAAAACAATGACATCGAGTTGTACATAGACTCGAATAGTCGCAGCAGTGGCGATTTGGCCGACACCGAACTGGAAGCAAACCTCCGTCGACATTCGCGCAATTTCACCTTATCCCCCGAGACTACTGATTACGATTCAAATTGCGGTGATCTGGATAGTTTGTCGAATGATATAAATTGTCCCACTGACTATGGCAAATTATATACTAGTATGCCAGTGTTGGAGGATGGTCTTTCCAGTGGTCATGCATCAGATACGGATAATAATGTGAATGCCGCGGTTGAGAGTGAAAAACAAATACTTGAGAGCAACAGTACTGATAATGGACAACCTCAAGTTCCACCGACGGCCCAGACACAATCGTTACAATATCAGCTACAGCATCAGCATACGCCTCCtacaattttgcaaaataatgaGTATACCGCGAATTTGTCACTCGAGTGCAATGATAGTTGCATTTCAAATAGCATTGCCGCCGCTGTTGTGATGGATGACAATTTAATAAGCGATTTAGTTGAGGTCCCTGACAAAATAAATcaacagcaaaagcaacaactacAGCGACATCAGCCAGAGCTTCAAGTGCGCAGTCATGAACTAATAGAGAACGACGTTGGGTGTTGCAATAACAATGGCGCTGCCTGTTTAAACACATCGAATGAGCTCAGCCATAACGATTCTAATTACGATGCCGTCTACGCACCGGCAATGA CAACAAAACAATCTCCGCCACCCCCTCCAGCGTCTGCAGCATATCGGCAGTGTGTTCGTGCTAAACAGCAACGCGAGTCGGCAGACATACAAGAAGCAATGAAGGAGATACGATCGGCGCTGCAACGTGCCAAAACGCAGCcagagaaattaaaattttgcgatGAGGTCTTGCCGCCCGATCCAGAATCGCCAGTTTGGGTGCCACGTAAAACTTCGCCAACGAATACTTCATTGGCACCCAATCGGATGGGAAGTAATCATTTGAATAAGTTGCATGGTGGCGCTAACGATGGCAGTGCGAACGTAGCGACCATAGGTGATGAGGAAGAACCGGATACTGATTTGGAAACCGATCGATTATTGGGGCAACAGCGACTCGATGAGCAAGGCTACTACGATGATAAG GCAATTTGGCCGAAGACATCACGTATTGGCGGGGGCACCGATTCGAATGACCAATCGCCCAGCACATCGGACATCACAATGCTCACCACAAACTCTGTCAGTATTAAACCGCAGGCATTCTCCTCGGCCACCATACGTCAAGGCATTGGCACAGCGCTGACGCCCAGTTCGCCGGAGCAATGCCAAATTGTAGGCAACGCAGATATAACGCTCACCTCACCCGAAAAATTGCAATACACAAAAAGTCCAACGGGCTCTATGAAGTCGCTGAAAGATTCAGCGAACAGCGATAAGAAAGCGAAGGCACGCAATAAAGAGG GATTATTGGATCCTGCAGTGCTAATTGAGGGCGTCCTCTTTCGCGCACGCTACCTAGGCTCTACACAGCTGGTGTGCGAGGGGCAGCCTACGAAATCGACGCGCATGATGCAGGCTGAAGAGGCTGTGTCGCGTATAAAg GCTCCGGAAGGCGAAAGTCAACCCTCCACCGAAGTCGATCTATTCATATCAACCGAAAAGATTATGGTGCTCAACACTGACCTCAAGGAAATTATGATGGATCATGCTTTGCGTACAATCTCCTACATTGCCGATATCGGCGATTTGGTTGTGCTAATGGCACGCCGTCGGTTTGTGCCATCCGATTCCTGTGGCTCGGACGCTGATGTGGCTAATGGCTGTGGTAATGGCAATAAGGAAGCTCAAGAAAATGGTACTGTAGTTAGTAGTAATGCTATTGGTAGTGGTTGTGGCAGCGGTAACGGTAATGGTAACGGCAACGGCAACGGTGGTACCGTCAATGGCGTTAGCTGCAGTGTTGGCAATGGCAGTAATAAACATAATCGCACACCCAAAATGATCTGTCATGTCTTCGAGAGCGATGAAGCACAATTTATTGCGCAATCAATTGGACAAGCCTTTCAAGTGGCCTACATGGAATTTCTGAAAGCGAATGGCATTGAAGATCATAGCTTTGTAAAGGAAATGGATTATCAAGAGGTGCTCAATAGTCAGGAGATATTTGGTGATGAATTGGAAATATTCGCTAAAAAGGAATTGCAAAAGGAGGTTGTTGTGCCGAAGGTGAAAGGTGAAATACTCGGTGTGGTGATTGTAGAAAGTGGCTGGGGTTCGATGCTGCCCACCGTAGTGATAGCGAATCTAATGTCGGCCGGTGCAGCGGCGCGTTGTGGTCAATTGAATATCGGTGATCAATTGATTGCCATCAATGGCATGAGCTTGGTGGGATTGCCGCTCTCGACGTGTCAGAGTTATATACGCAATGCGAAAAACCAGACAGCGGTCAAATTTACTGTAGTGCCATGCCCGCCGGTAGTCGAGGTGAAAATCAAGCGACCGAATACCAAGTATCAGTTGGGTTTTAGTGTGCAAAACGGTGTG ATTTGCAGTTTGCTGCGCGGCGGCATAGCGGAACGTGGTGGTGTACGCGTTGGGCATCGCATTATTGAAATTAACAATCAGAGTGTGGTGGCGGTGccgcatgaaaaaattgttaatctgCTCGCTACATCTGTGGGCGAG ATTTTAATGAAGACTATGCCAACGTCAATGTTTCGCCTACTCACGGGACAAGAGAATCCCATATACATTTAA
- the LOC129239701 gene encoding DNA-directed RNA polymerase III subunit RPC9 isoform X2: MESLKTLKDTKKKQGLRNLATITYESLQYLEDSPCKQQSRETIHAFLTKVRQLTCKLTTTECLMIVNDPPTSALHIQLLIEDSEERLTEEQVNELLQIVARHFPNISSENS; the protein is encoded by the exons ATGGAGTCGCTGAAAACTCTTAAGGACACGAAGAAGAAGCAAGGATTGCGGAATTTAGCTACAATCACTTATGAG TCATTACAATACCTGGAGGATTCACCATGTAAGCAACAATCTCGGGAGACCATTCATGCCTTTTTAACTAAAGTGCGGCAGCTAACCTGCAAATTGACAACCACAGAATGCTTAATGATTGTCAACGATCCACCCACTAGTGCATTGCACATTCAACtg CTAATCGAAGACAGTGAAGAACGCTTAACTGAGGAGCAAGTGAATGAACTTTTACAAATTGTTGCTAGGCACTTTCCCAATATATCCAGTGAAAAcagttga